The Burkholderia ambifaria AMMD genome has a segment encoding these proteins:
- a CDS encoding DUF748 domain-containing protein, translating into MASAEKETVPSTLQTLGGVARSRRARRIGLGVLIFIVLFGLLGFFAAPPLIRHIAEQQLSQQLDRPSTIQRIALNPYTLNLEADGVHVGERGGQGGFIDIDKLVVRPSWSSLFRGAPIVNEVRVDSPRFHIVRYDAQRFNFTDLIEKFSKPSPKPESKPTQFSVSNIQVNDGRIDFDDRLLNEKHVVDNWTLGIPFIATLASKTDIFVQPKLRARFDGSPIAIDGKTKPFAQSRESEVALKFDRLDVPKLISYAPAKLPVIVTSGLLSSDLTLNFVMSGDTPTLRVSGTVDLNDAKVTGRASEPLFAARGVHVAAAGLEPLRNVLHFDEIRLDQPVVDLARDKQGVLNVEKLAGQPAAAPKAAAGKPAASGAAASTATATAAASGASGAKAETAAKEAPPLDLTIRHFAIDGGTINVDDRVPATPTAMSLTKLAATLDGFTLQGKTPAKYTLSTSLSRGGDVKAEGAFSVAAKQADTKLTVDALALPALQPYLGEATRARVLDGTLGATVNATADWGKTPLDAQIADSTVSLKSLKLATPDAKAPAIVLPDASAKIAKVDVATRTAEIASVDATGLALDVKRLKDGKIDLAALAEPAQAAVPKRTVARKAEAAAPTWHYRIDALNVKDSAANFTDLSTPRPVKLAIKPLDLSVQKISDDMTKPLPVQLKATLNRKGALNVSGDVTAQPLKLGLKINGNRLDAAAFEPYFGSALNATIASALLNAQGNLTFAQVKDTPRATYRGDAALVDVRMLDKATSDPFAGWRSLALTNLKVNHDEKGTDVDAARVTFTNFYGRVLLDAQGRLNLKDVVAKETGPAQSLTRDASKGEPVPLSPGATSPAAASAAVAQQASAPAAASATVVVKAAPPPQNPVRMHFGELLLQNGRVTYTDNFIKPNYTAHLVAIKGTVGAFGTDSTTSAPVDVAANLEGNGPISIKGSVNPLSEKPALDLTATAHDIELTNLTPYSAKYAGYPITKGKLNVDLHYQLANDQLQANNHIFIDQLTFGDHVDNDTATKLPVKLAISLLKNTRGQIDVNLPVSGSLSNPEFSVGGLIWRAVLNLIAKAVTSPFSLLANAFGGSGGEDLGYVEFAPGSYQLTDAQQKKLDTVVKMLTEKPSIRLDLIGRVDPAKDTPGLRDAYVDRLVRQQKLKDVIGQGESVDPMSVKVDQAEYEKYLTRAYKAADFKKPRNLVGLQKTLPEADMKQALADHAPADDNALRALAQQRAQAVRQYLDGKIDSSRMFVVASKLDAKGIEDKGATTRVDFGLQ; encoded by the coding sequence AACCCTCGGCGGCGTTGCACGCTCGCGCCGGGCCCGGCGTATCGGCCTTGGCGTGCTGATCTTCATCGTTTTGTTCGGACTGCTCGGATTCTTCGCGGCGCCGCCGCTGATCCGCCACATCGCCGAACAGCAACTGAGCCAGCAGCTCGACCGGCCGTCCACGATCCAGCGCATCGCGCTGAACCCGTACACGCTCAATCTCGAAGCGGACGGCGTGCACGTCGGCGAGCGCGGCGGCCAGGGCGGCTTCATCGACATCGACAAGCTCGTCGTGCGGCCGTCGTGGTCGTCGCTGTTTCGCGGCGCACCGATCGTCAACGAAGTGCGCGTCGACTCGCCGCGCTTCCATATCGTCCGCTACGACGCGCAGCGCTTCAACTTCACCGACCTGATCGAGAAGTTCTCGAAGCCGTCGCCCAAGCCGGAAAGCAAGCCGACGCAGTTCTCGGTGTCGAACATCCAGGTCAACGACGGCCGGATCGACTTCGACGATCGCCTGCTGAACGAAAAGCACGTGGTCGACAACTGGACGCTCGGCATTCCGTTCATCGCGACGCTGGCGTCGAAGACCGACATCTTCGTGCAGCCGAAGCTGCGCGCGCGGTTCGACGGCAGCCCGATCGCGATCGACGGCAAGACGAAGCCGTTCGCGCAGTCGCGTGAGTCGGAAGTCGCGCTGAAGTTCGACCGGCTCGACGTGCCGAAGCTGATTTCGTACGCGCCGGCGAAGCTGCCGGTGATCGTCACGAGCGGCCTGTTGAGCAGCGACCTCACGCTGAACTTCGTGATGAGCGGCGACACGCCCACGCTGCGCGTGTCGGGCACCGTCGACCTGAACGACGCGAAGGTCACCGGCCGCGCGTCCGAGCCGCTGTTCGCCGCGCGCGGCGTGCATGTGGCGGCCGCCGGCCTCGAGCCGCTGCGCAACGTGCTGCATTTCGACGAGATCCGGCTCGACCAGCCGGTCGTCGACCTGGCGCGCGACAAGCAGGGCGTGCTGAACGTCGAGAAGCTCGCCGGTCAGCCGGCCGCAGCGCCGAAGGCTGCCGCGGGCAAGCCGGCCGCGTCGGGCGCCGCCGCATCGACGGCCACCGCCACCGCCGCTGCGAGCGGCGCGAGCGGTGCGAAGGCCGAAACCGCCGCGAAGGAAGCACCGCCGCTCGACCTGACGATCCGTCATTTCGCGATCGACGGCGGCACGATCAACGTCGACGACCGCGTGCCCGCAACGCCGACCGCGATGTCGCTGACGAAGCTCGCCGCGACGCTCGACGGCTTCACGCTGCAGGGCAAGACGCCGGCGAAGTACACGCTGTCGACGTCGTTGTCGCGCGGCGGCGACGTGAAGGCCGAGGGCGCGTTCAGCGTCGCGGCGAAGCAGGCCGACACGAAGCTGACGGTCGATGCGCTCGCGCTGCCGGCGCTGCAGCCGTATCTCGGCGAGGCGACCCGTGCGCGCGTGCTCGACGGCACGCTCGGCGCGACCGTCAACGCGACGGCCGACTGGGGCAAGACGCCGCTCGACGCGCAGATCGCTGACAGCACCGTGAGCCTGAAGTCGCTGAAGCTCGCGACGCCGGACGCGAAGGCGCCCGCGATCGTGCTGCCCGACGCGAGCGCGAAGATCGCGAAGGTCGATGTCGCCACGCGCACCGCGGAAATCGCGAGCGTCGACGCGACGGGGCTCGCGCTCGACGTCAAACGCCTGAAGGACGGCAAGATCGATCTCGCGGCGCTGGCCGAGCCCGCGCAGGCGGCGGTGCCCAAGCGCACGGTCGCGCGCAAGGCCGAGGCGGCCGCGCCGACGTGGCATTACCGGATCGACGCGCTGAACGTGAAGGACTCTGCCGCCAACTTCACGGACCTGTCGACGCCGCGCCCGGTGAAGCTCGCGATCAAGCCGCTCGACCTGTCGGTGCAGAAGATCAGCGACGACATGACGAAGCCGCTGCCGGTGCAGCTGAAGGCGACGCTGAACCGCAAGGGCGCGCTCAACGTGTCGGGCGACGTGACCGCGCAGCCGCTGAAGCTCGGCCTGAAGATCAACGGCAACCGCCTCGACGCGGCCGCGTTCGAGCCGTACTTCGGCAGCGCGCTGAACGCGACCATCGCGAGCGCGCTGCTCAACGCGCAAGGCAACCTGACGTTCGCGCAGGTGAAGGACACGCCGCGCGCGACCTATCGCGGCGATGCCGCACTGGTCGACGTGCGGATGCTCGACAAGGCGACGTCCGATCCGTTCGCGGGCTGGCGCTCGCTCGCGTTGACGAACCTGAAGGTGAACCACGACGAGAAGGGCACCGACGTCGACGCCGCGCGCGTGACGTTCACGAACTTCTACGGTCGCGTGCTGCTCGATGCGCAGGGGCGGCTGAACCTGAAGGACGTCGTCGCGAAGGAGACGGGCCCCGCGCAATCGCTCACGCGCGATGCGAGCAAGGGCGAGCCCGTGCCGCTGTCGCCGGGCGCGACCTCGCCGGCCGCTGCATCGGCCGCGGTTGCGCAGCAGGCGTCCGCGCCGGCCGCCGCATCGGCGACGGTCGTCGTGAAGGCCGCGCCGCCGCCGCAGAATCCGGTGCGGATGCATTTCGGCGAGCTGCTGCTGCAGAACGGCCGCGTCACGTACACGGACAACTTCATCAAGCCGAACTACACGGCGCACCTCGTCGCGATCAAGGGCACCGTCGGCGCGTTCGGCACGGATTCGACGACGTCCGCGCCGGTCGACGTCGCCGCGAACCTCGAGGGCAACGGGCCGATCTCGATCAAGGGTTCCGTGAATCCGCTGAGCGAGAAGCCGGCGCTGGACCTGACGGCAACCGCGCACGACATCGAGCTGACCAACCTGACGCCGTATTCCGCGAAGTACGCGGGCTATCCGATCACGAAGGGTAAGCTCAACGTCGACCTGCACTACCAGCTCGCGAACGATCAGCTGCAGGCGAACAACCACATCTTCATCGACCAGCTCACGTTCGGCGACCACGTCGACAACGACACGGCGACGAAGCTGCCGGTGAAGCTCGCGATCTCGCTGCTGAAGAACACGCGCGGCCAGATCGACGTGAACCTGCCGGTGTCGGGTTCGCTGTCGAATCCGGAATTCAGCGTCGGCGGGCTGATCTGGCGCGCGGTGCTGAACCTGATCGCGAAGGCCGTCACGTCGCCGTTCTCGCTGCTCGCGAATGCGTTCGGCGGCAGCGGCGGCGAGGATCTCGGCTACGTCGAGTTCGCGCCGGGCTCGTACCAGCTGACCGACGCGCAGCAGAAGAAGCTCGACACCGTCGTGAAGATGCTGACCGAGAAGCCGTCGATCCGCCTCGACCTGATCGGCCGCGTCGATCCGGCGAAGGACACGCCGGGGCTGCGCGACGCGTACGTCGACCGGCTGGTGCGCCAGCAGAAGCTGAAGGACGTGATCGGCCAGGGCGAGAGCGTCGATCCGATGTCGGTGAAG